Proteins encoded by one window of Actinomycetota bacterium:
- a CDS encoding DUF2252 domain-containing protein codes for MAARTRVPHPSVDERRAKGKEARNRTPPSSHAEWAPATDRPDPVALLQEQNATREPDLVPVRHGRMLVSPFTFYRGTAKIMATDLNGTPTAGLDVQLCGDAHLSNFGVFASPERRLLFDLNDFDETLSGPFEYDVKRLAASFMIAGRNNGFAKADTKAATQAAVAAYREAMAGFAAMGTLAIWYAHLDEDELMKGVRGAATEAAKARTGKKATKAATRAAKTAQKTVAKAHTRDSLQALSKLGELVDGQYRIVSQPPIVVPARELEATYGLSGDQIEQVIHEQFRGYRATLRDDQRRLLERFQLVDVARKVVGVGSVGTRAFIVLLQGRDQQDPLFLQVKEATASVLEGPLPKSRYRQPGQRVVQGQRMMQAASDIFLGWTKGVEAHRYYSWRQLRDMKGSAEVESMRPVGLNFYAGICGWTLARAHARSGDPVAIAEYLGEDDQFDRSITDFAKRYADQNERDYQAFAAAIQSGRLEALEGA; via the coding sequence ATGGCCGCGAGGACCAGGGTCCCGCATCCGAGCGTGGATGAGCGCCGAGCCAAGGGCAAGGAGGCCCGCAACCGTACCCCTCCATCCAGCCACGCCGAGTGGGCGCCGGCCACCGACCGCCCCGACCCGGTTGCGCTGCTGCAGGAGCAGAACGCGACCCGGGAGCCCGACCTGGTCCCGGTCCGCCACGGGCGGATGCTGGTGTCACCGTTTACCTTCTACCGGGGCACGGCCAAGATCATGGCTACCGACCTCAACGGAACCCCCACCGCCGGGCTGGACGTGCAGCTGTGCGGGGATGCCCATCTGTCCAACTTCGGGGTCTTCGCCTCGCCCGAGCGCCGGCTGCTGTTCGACCTCAACGACTTCGATGAGACCCTCTCGGGGCCGTTCGAGTACGACGTCAAGCGGCTGGCGGCTAGCTTCATGATCGCCGGCCGCAACAACGGCTTCGCCAAGGCCGACACCAAGGCGGCCACACAAGCGGCGGTGGCGGCCTACCGCGAAGCCATGGCCGGCTTCGCCGCCATGGGCACGCTGGCCATCTGGTACGCCCACCTGGACGAGGACGAGCTCATGAAGGGAGTCCGCGGCGCCGCCACCGAGGCCGCGAAAGCCAGAACGGGAAAGAAAGCAACCAAGGCGGCTACGCGGGCTGCGAAGACCGCCCAGAAGACTGTCGCCAAGGCCCACACCCGCGACAGCCTGCAGGCCCTGTCCAAGCTTGGCGAGTTGGTTGACGGCCAGTATCGGATCGTCAGCCAGCCCCCGATCGTGGTCCCGGCCCGGGAGCTGGAGGCGACCTATGGGCTGTCCGGCGACCAGATCGAGCAGGTGATCCACGAGCAGTTCCGCGGCTACCGGGCCACCCTGCGCGACGACCAGCGCCGGCTGCTGGAGCGGTTCCAGCTGGTGGACGTGGCCCGCAAGGTGGTCGGGGTGGGCAGCGTCGGCACCCGAGCCTTCATCGTCCTGCTGCAAGGCCGCGACCAACAGGACCCGCTGTTCCTGCAGGTGAAGGAGGCGACCGCCTCGGTCCTGGAGGGCCCTCTACCCAAGAGCCGCTACCGCCAGCCCGGCCAGCGGGTGGTCCAGGGCCAGCGGATGATGCAGGCGGCCAGCGACATCTTCCTGGGCTGGACCAAGGGGGTGGAGGCCCACCGCTACTACTCCTGGCGGCAGCTGCGGGACATGAAGGGCTCGGCCGAGGTCGAGTCGATGAGGCCGGTGGGGCTCAACTTCTACGCCGGCATCTGCGGCTGGACCCTGGCGCGGGCGCATGCCCGCTCCGGGGATCCGGTGGCGATCGCCGAGTACCTTGGTGAGGACGACCAGTTCGACCGGTCGATCACTGACTTCGCCAAGCG